The following are from one region of the Halobacteriovorax vibrionivorans genome:
- a CDS encoding lysine N(6)-hydroxylase/L-ornithine N(5)-oxygenase family protein, which yields MKTTYDIVGIGLGPFNLSLAALLNPLNNVSKKFLDNKSEFSWHPELMFGDAMMQTSFLKDLVTPVDPRSEFSFLNYLTENGQFYHFLNTDRKAINRYEFQDYCKWVSKKLAQDIDFNSNVIDIKHDGEKFEVIKEDGSYFSKNICVASGPTKNIPECAQSHLSDKVFHAKSKYMKNLNLEGKRVVIIGGGQTGVETFRNSLNGMWGRVESVTLLSGRQNLQPLDEAPFTNEIFTPEFVLNFHSLPQEQKDSYTQAQLLASDGNTPQYLQEMYNELYLDKFYLKKLPEYKIAPMRWLKGIENNGSNYSLLVDNLMSESEELFKADIVILATGFKSVLPKFLDSLTDVIQKDHQGRVIVNQDYSLLTNINSGKIYTMNFSRHGHGIADPQTSLMSWRSAMIANDLTNETTYNTQNTGESFLSFFK from the coding sequence ATGAAGACGACATATGATATTGTAGGTATAGGCTTAGGTCCTTTTAATCTTAGTTTAGCAGCATTATTAAATCCCCTTAATAATGTTAGTAAAAAGTTTCTAGATAATAAGTCTGAGTTTAGCTGGCATCCGGAATTAATGTTTGGTGATGCTATGATGCAAACATCTTTTCTTAAGGATTTAGTTACCCCTGTGGATCCAAGAAGTGAGTTTAGCTTTTTAAATTATTTAACGGAAAATGGACAATTCTATCATTTCCTAAATACAGATCGTAAGGCCATTAACCGTTATGAATTTCAAGACTATTGTAAATGGGTTTCAAAAAAACTTGCCCAAGATATCGACTTTAATTCTAATGTGATTGACATTAAACATGATGGTGAAAAATTTGAAGTAATAAAAGAAGATGGCTCTTATTTTTCAAAGAATATTTGTGTTGCCTCTGGGCCAACTAAGAATATTCCAGAGTGTGCTCAGTCACATCTTTCTGACAAGGTATTTCATGCTAAGTCAAAGTACATGAAAAACTTAAATCTTGAAGGTAAGAGAGTTGTTATTATTGGTGGAGGACAAACTGGAGTTGAGACATTTAGAAATTCTTTAAATGGTATGTGGGGCAGAGTTGAGAGTGTAACTTTATTAAGTGGGAGACAAAATCTGCAGCCATTAGATGAGGCACCATTTACAAATGAAATTTTCACACCTGAATTTGTTTTAAACTTTCATTCCCTACCTCAAGAACAAAAAGATAGCTATACTCAAGCACAGCTTCTTGCCAGTGATGGCAATACTCCCCAATATTTACAAGAGATGTATAATGAGCTTTATTTAGATAAGTTTTACTTAAAGAAGTTACCTGAATATAAAATTGCGCCAATGCGCTGGCTTAAAGGTATAGAGAATAATGGAAGTAATTACTCATTATTAGTTGATAATTTAATGTCAGAAAGTGAGGAGTTATTTAAAGCAGATATTGTTATTTTAGCAACAGGCTTTAAAAGCGTTCTACCAAAATTCTTAGATTCATTAACCGATGTTATTCAAAAAGATCATCAAGGAAGAGTGATTGTTAATCAAGACTATAGCCTTTTAACAAATATTAATTCTGGAAAGATTTATACAATGAATTTTAGTCGCCATGGCCACGGTATAGCTGATCCTCAAACAAGCTTGATGTCTTGGAGATCTGCAATGATTGCTAACGATTTAACGAATGAGACAACATATAATACACAAAATACAGGAGAAAGCTTTTTAAGCTTTTTTAAATAA